The genomic region TCCGGAAACAATGCCAGAAACTCCCAGTTTCAAACACTCTTCAATATCCTTTAACATCACCTTAAAATCGAATTCTGAATATGTAAAATCCCCACTTCTTGGCCTTATCAATACATGAACGGGAAGCGAGACATGTTGCAGCACGCTTTTAATTAGCCCCAGTGAGGGTGTAATACCACCAACACCTAATTCTGAACAGAGTTCTATCCTAGTTGCGCCGGCTTTCTCAGCATTAATGGCAGACTCCAGTGAATTCGCACAAACTTCTATGATCATTTTAGTATATTTAAACCTTTCCGTCAGGATCACAAGTTACCGAATTATCTTTCTTAAAGAAGTATCATGAAAAGACGAAAATTCATTGAACGTTCATCACTTTCCCTTGCCGGAATAGGCCTGGGTTCACAATTAATCCCCTCACAACTATTCGCTATGCCTTCACAAAACAGAGTCAATCCTATTGCTGTAGCAACATGGAACTTTCAGAATGCCACAAAAATGGCCGGAACAATGCTAGAAAGTGGAGCTTCAGCCCTGGATGCTGTTGAAAAAGGCGTTATGGTTGAAGAAGCAAATCTTAAAAATACCACGGTTGGAGACGGCGGCGCCCCAGACAGGGATGGAAATGTTACGCTGGATGCCTGTATTATGTCTCCAGATGGAAATGCTGGTTCGGTAGTTTACCTAAAAGAGATCGCTCACCCGGTCTCTGTGGCCAGGAAGGTTATGGAAGAAACTCCGCATGTAATGCTTGCCGGGGAAGGCGCATTGCAATTTGCCATTCAGCAAGGCTTTAAAAGAAAGATCCTTTTAACTGAAGATTCTGAAAAAGCATGGAAGGAATGGCTGGAGCATAAAGAGTACCAACCAATTATAAATATTGAAAATCATGATACCATTGGCATGTTGTGTCTCGATGAAAATGGAGATATCGCGGGAGCCTGTACTACCTCTGGACTTTCCTATAAAATGAATGGTCGCGTGGGAGATTCCCCTATTATTGGAGCAGGACTATTCCTGGATAACGAAGTAGGCGGAGCTGTTGGTACCGGAATGGGAGAAGCTATCATGAAAAGCGTAGGCAGTTTCCTTATCGTAGAATTAATGCGTCAGGGAAAATCACCACAGGAAGCCTGCGAAGAAGCAGTTATGAGGACAGTAAAAAAAGCACCTAACTATAAAGATTTCCAGATCGCTTATGTTGCGATGAACAAAAAAGGGGAAATTGGATCGTATTGCATACATAAAGGGTTCAGTTACGCGAAGTTCTATAATGGAGAAAGCACGAACAATCCGAGCAAATCTTACCTGGAAAAGTAATTAGCATTTTTATCTTTTATTGATTTCTGTTAATTGCTTATTGTTCATTGTTTCCAAGGAAGAGTGCTAATATCTTTGTAGTTTTGAAACATTCTCAATTTTATATTTAAACATTTCAGATGGCCGATCAAAAACGCCTTTTTTTACTAGACGCTTACGCTTTAATTTTCCGCGGATATTACGCATTTATTAAGAACCCAAGGATCAATTCCAAAGGATTTAATACTTCCGCGATCATGGGATTCACTAACTCACTTTTTGATGTGATAAGACGTGAAAAACCAGATCACCTTGCTGTATGCTTTGATAAAGGTGGCAGTGAAGCCAGAACTGAAATGTATACCGAATATAAAGCGCACCGGGATGAGACTCCAGAGCCTATTCGTGAAGCAATTCCGATCATCCAGGATATTTTGAGAGCTATGCATATTCCGGTGGTGGTTCAGGAAGGAATGGAGGCAGATGATATTATCGGCACCCTTGCTAAGCAGGCAGAAAAAGAGAATTATAAAGTATACATGGTTACGCCAGATAAAGATTTTGCCCAGCTGGTTTCTGAAAACATTTTTATGTACCGCCCAGCAAGAATGGGAAATGGCATTGAGATCTGGGGAATTCCTGAAGTTCAGAAGAAATTTGAAGTCGAAAGACCGGAGCAGGTGATAGACTTCCTTGGAATGATGGGGGATACGGCAGATAATATCCCGGGACTGCCAGGAGTTGGTGAAAAAACAGCAAAAAAGTTCATTAAGCAATTTGGAAGCCTGGAAGGTTTACTGGAAAATACCGATAAGCTCAAGGGCAAAATGAAGGAAAAAGTAATTGAGAATGCTGAATTGGGTCGACTTTCCAAAAAACTAGCCACCATTTTTGTGGATTGCGATGTACAATTCCATGCTGAAGATTATGAACTTTCGATGCCTGATGCAGAAAAAGTACAGGAGATCTTTGAAGAACTTGAATTCAGAAGATTAAAAGATCAGTTCATCAAACTTTTTAGCGGAGAAGAAGACACTCCGCAAACCCAGGTTACCAATTCACCTTCAGCTAAGAAAAACGCACAGGCGACTGCCGGTGCTGGACAGTTCTCTTTATTTGGTGGTGATGGTGAAGAAATAGAGCGAACCTCTTCCAGAACAAATCTTAAAGATACACCGCATTTTTACCAGGCCATTACTACAGATATGGCCAGGAAAATTTTCATAGAAAGACTTCTGAAAGAAAAAAGCGTTTGCTTTGACACCGAAACAACCAGCTTGAATCCTCTGGAAGCTCAACTGGTAGGGATAGCATTTTCATGGGAAGCAGGAAAAGGATTTTACCTGCCGTTCCCTGAAGAAAAAGAAGAAGCTCAAAAAATAATTGAAGAACTGAGAGAATTCTTCGAAAACGATAAAATTGAAAAGATAGGTCAGAACCTGAAATATGACATTGAGGTTCTGGACAAATACAATATTGAGGTCGCCGGACCATTATTCGATACCATGATCGCGCACTATTTGATCAATCCGGATATGCGCCACAATATGGATGTTCTTGCAGAAACTTATCTGAATTACACTCCGCAGCCAATTTCAGAATTGATCGGTAAAAAAGGGAAGAACCAGGGCAATATGAGAGATGTGCCTCTGGATAAGCAAACCGAATATGCCTCAGAGGATGCCGATGTCACTTTTCAGCTAAAGAACTTTTTTGAAAAGGAACTGGAAGAAGCTGAAACCAGGAAACTTTTTGATGAGATCGAAATTCCACTCGTACAGGTCCTGGCAGATATGGAACTTGAAGGAATCAACCTGGATGAGAAATATTTAAAATCTTTATCTGAGGCACTGGCTTCAGATATTAAAGATCTTGAAAACAAAATTTACGAAGAAGCTGGTGAAGAATTTCTTATTAGTTCTCCTAAACAATTAGGAATTATTCTTTTTGAAAAACTGCAGCTTTCTAAAAAACCTAAGAAAACCAAAACCGGACAATACTCCACCAGTGAGGATGTGCTATCGGTGCTGGCAGATGAAAATAACATCGTAAGAGATGTACTTGATTATCGCGGACTGGTAAAACTTCAGAACACTTACGTGGATGCTTTGCCAAACCAGGTAGAGAAAACCACCGGAAGAGTGCATACAGATTATGTGCAAACCACTGCTGCCACAGG from Gramella sp. MT6 harbors:
- a CDS encoding N(4)-(beta-N-acetylglucosaminyl)-L-asparaginase — encoded protein: MKRRKFIERSSLSLAGIGLGSQLIPSQLFAMPSQNRVNPIAVATWNFQNATKMAGTMLESGASALDAVEKGVMVEEANLKNTTVGDGGAPDRDGNVTLDACIMSPDGNAGSVVYLKEIAHPVSVARKVMEETPHVMLAGEGALQFAIQQGFKRKILLTEDSEKAWKEWLEHKEYQPIINIENHDTIGMLCLDENGDIAGACTTSGLSYKMNGRVGDSPIIGAGLFLDNEVGGAVGTGMGEAIMKSVGSFLIVELMRQGKSPQEACEEAVMRTVKKAPNYKDFQIAYVAMNKKGEIGSYCIHKGFSYAKFYNGESTNNPSKSYLEK
- the polA gene encoding DNA polymerase I, whose product is MADQKRLFLLDAYALIFRGYYAFIKNPRINSKGFNTSAIMGFTNSLFDVIRREKPDHLAVCFDKGGSEARTEMYTEYKAHRDETPEPIREAIPIIQDILRAMHIPVVVQEGMEADDIIGTLAKQAEKENYKVYMVTPDKDFAQLVSENIFMYRPARMGNGIEIWGIPEVQKKFEVERPEQVIDFLGMMGDTADNIPGLPGVGEKTAKKFIKQFGSLEGLLENTDKLKGKMKEKVIENAELGRLSKKLATIFVDCDVQFHAEDYELSMPDAEKVQEIFEELEFRRLKDQFIKLFSGEEDTPQTQVTNSPSAKKNAQATAGAGQFSLFGGDGEEIERTSSRTNLKDTPHFYQAITTDMARKIFIERLLKEKSVCFDTETTSLNPLEAQLVGIAFSWEAGKGFYLPFPEEKEEAQKIIEELREFFENDKIEKIGQNLKYDIEVLDKYNIEVAGPLFDTMIAHYLINPDMRHNMDVLAETYLNYTPQPISELIGKKGKNQGNMRDVPLDKQTEYASEDADVTFQLKNFFEKELEEAETRKLFDEIEIPLVQVLADMELEGINLDEKYLKSLSEALASDIKDLENKIYEEAGEEFLISSPKQLGIILFEKLQLSKKPKKTKTGQYSTSEDVLSVLADENNIVRDVLDYRGLVKLQNTYVDALPNQVEKTTGRVHTDYVQTTAATGRLSSNNPNLQNIPIRTERGRQVRKAFVPRDENYVLLAADYSQIELRIIAALSEEDNMIQAFKNGEDIHASTAAKVFNVPLEEVTREQRSNAKTVNFGIIYGVSAFGLSNQTSLSRSEAKELIDTYYKTYPKLSNFIADQVEFAREHGYVSTVLGRRRYLKDINSRNQVVRGAAERNAVNAPIQGSAADIIKLAMINIHKKLKEGNYKTKMLLQVHDELVFDAHKNELEKVQKMIKSEMENAYKLEVPLDVDLGVGENWLEAH